The proteins below come from a single Leifsonia sp. 1010 genomic window:
- a CDS encoding DUF6049 family protein, with protein sequence MTATSPTLRRGASLHALLRMTAAAVAVGALAVLAGVAHSSSAAEAATPAPKAAAGTELTASITADDAGVLTPGKDLGVSVTVSNPTDTAFQSGTVSLWVDPVAQNDRKTLASWLASTEPVSGAVDLGKAQLNTLEPGSSTVVRVSAPAASLPFAGRTSSAVFGIGASVHAGSSDATARGSAVWYPGGSAKQASVNVALPIVTPSGTNGIIAADDLATYTAPNGILTRELDGLAGHTTVTVGIDPMIIASIRALGNAAPASALDWLERLADLPNETFSLGYGDADLAGQIQAGLPTPLQPTSLSYAIDPKNFTPAPTPVGEPATATPTPTPKTSTSTPTPTPTTSPGPVLPTMDELLAWDYTLTGIAWPGDKTVRRADLAPLAAAGLKTTIVSGSNTNATDLSTTPNATLSSGDTRILASDQPLSDALRQAISAPSDVAWNSAMSKVNAQLELIAQESGDARRLLVALDRSWPSSGTQFERTLNALFSSPWSAPASFPAIAGAPQTTGFDLVDTPESADRITGVRALIQDEVALGQFATVLDDPTTLTGRTRSDLLALLAVSWLNPRTDWNAAVAKERATTDKTLHSIRILPTENVNLVSAQGSIPFTVSNGLTDEAVTIVLTAAPSNGRLEVDQSTTKRIVKDSRATVLIPVKAKVGNGQVVLSLHLYSPTGVPIGDPTSVTVDVHADWEGIGALIFGILLVLLFGFGIVRNILRRRSKRAEDAAEAAEDGQAEAQGDGGAEDVTPSEGSTAASPPEERPGG encoded by the coding sequence ATGACGGCAACCTCCCCCACCCTCCGGAGGGGTGCGTCGCTTCACGCCCTGCTGCGCATGACGGCGGCAGCCGTGGCCGTCGGTGCACTCGCCGTTCTCGCGGGCGTCGCGCATTCCTCGAGTGCCGCGGAAGCGGCCACGCCGGCTCCAAAAGCCGCGGCCGGGACGGAGCTGACCGCATCCATCACCGCTGATGACGCAGGAGTCCTGACGCCCGGCAAAGACCTGGGCGTTTCGGTCACGGTCTCCAACCCGACCGACACCGCTTTCCAGTCGGGCACCGTCTCGCTCTGGGTCGATCCGGTGGCGCAGAACGACCGGAAGACGCTGGCGTCCTGGCTGGCGTCCACCGAGCCCGTCTCGGGTGCGGTCGACCTCGGCAAGGCGCAGCTGAATACGCTCGAGCCGGGGTCGAGCACGGTGGTACGCGTGAGCGCGCCCGCGGCCTCGCTCCCGTTCGCCGGTCGCACGTCGTCGGCCGTGTTCGGGATCGGCGCCTCGGTTCATGCCGGGTCCTCGGACGCCACCGCGCGCGGCTCCGCCGTCTGGTATCCGGGGGGATCCGCAAAACAGGCCAGCGTCAACGTCGCTCTGCCGATCGTCACACCGTCGGGCACGAACGGGATCATCGCGGCAGACGACCTCGCGACCTACACGGCGCCCAACGGCATCCTGACCCGCGAACTCGACGGCCTCGCCGGGCACACCACCGTCACGGTCGGCATCGATCCGATGATCATCGCCTCGATCCGTGCCCTCGGCAACGCAGCCCCGGCGAGTGCGCTCGACTGGCTGGAGCGGCTGGCCGACCTGCCGAACGAAACCTTCTCACTGGGTTACGGGGATGCGGACCTCGCCGGGCAGATTCAGGCCGGCCTCCCGACGCCGCTGCAGCCGACCTCTCTCTCGTACGCGATCGACCCCAAGAACTTCACTCCCGCACCCACTCCCGTGGGGGAGCCTGCGACGGCGACGCCCACCCCGACACCGAAGACCTCGACGTCGACGCCCACCCCGACACCGACGACCAGCCCGGGCCCCGTCCTGCCGACGATGGATGAGTTGCTGGCCTGGGACTACACCCTCACCGGCATCGCCTGGCCGGGCGACAAGACGGTCCGTCGTGCCGACCTCGCGCCGCTCGCGGCAGCCGGGCTGAAGACCACCATCGTCTCGGGCAGCAACACCAACGCCACCGACCTGAGCACGACCCCCAACGCCACCCTGAGCTCGGGCGACACCCGCATCCTGGCCTCCGATCAGCCGCTGAGCGACGCACTGCGCCAGGCGATCTCCGCCCCCAGCGACGTCGCGTGGAACTCGGCCATGTCGAAGGTGAACGCGCAGCTCGAACTCATCGCGCAGGAGTCCGGCGACGCGCGCCGACTCCTCGTGGCGCTCGACCGCTCCTGGCCGTCGAGCGGAACACAGTTCGAGCGAACGCTCAACGCACTCTTCTCCTCCCCGTGGTCCGCCCCGGCCTCCTTCCCGGCCATCGCCGGCGCGCCGCAGACAACCGGCTTCGACCTCGTCGACACTCCGGAGAGCGCCGACCGCATCACCGGCGTCCGCGCGCTCATCCAGGACGAGGTCGCGCTGGGCCAGTTCGCCACGGTGCTCGACGACCCGACGACACTGACCGGCCGTACCCGTTCGGATCTGCTCGCACTGCTCGCCGTCTCGTGGCTGAACCCGCGAACGGACTGGAACGCCGCCGTCGCGAAGGAGCGGGCGACGACGGACAAGACGCTGCACTCCATCCGCATCCTGCCGACGGAGAACGTCAACCTCGTGAGCGCCCAGGGGTCCATTCCCTTCACGGTGAGCAACGGCCTCACAGACGAAGCCGTGACGATCGTGCTGACCGCCGCGCCGTCGAACGGCCGGCTCGAGGTCGACCAGTCGACCACGAAGCGCATCGTCAAGGACTCGCGAGCCACCGTCCTCATCCCCGTCAAGGCGAAGGTGGGCAACGGCCAGGTCGTGCTGTCGCTGCATCTGTACAGCCCGACCGGCGTGCCCATCGGCGACCCCACCTCGGTGACGGTGGATGTGCATGCCGACTGGGAGGGCATCGGCGCGCTGATCTTCGGCATCCTGCTGGTGCTGCTGTTCGGCTTCGGGATCGTCCGGAACATCCTGCGACGACGGTCGAAGCGCGCGGAGGATGCCGCAGAGGCGGCCGAAGACGGGCAAGCCGAGGCGCAGGGCGACGGGGGCGCCGAGGACGTAACCCCGTCAGAGGGTTCCACTGCGGCATCGCCCCCGGAGGAGCGGCCCGGTGGCTAG